AGGCTGCTTAAgcgaaagaaaacaagaaataagcaaatGTATAGTATGCATAGCTGTGGTTCTTTTCATAAATCCACAAAAATTGTTTACAATTGACAGATGGCTTAAGGACAATGTTAATTACTTGgttcttaaaagaaaaaaaatgcatctATCTCTTTAGCTGTTAGGGTAAAATATGTAAAGTTAATTACAGCCCGATTGACTATTAGACTACTAAGTGTTTGTAATTAACAGATGGCTTAGTCTTCACACCAACAAGCTCTATGTTACTTGATTATTAGAAGAAAAAAGCGTATCTATCATCTTAGCTGTAAGGGTAAAGTATATTTACTGCCCTGTTCACTTTTAGACTCTTTCAGATTAATTTGTGAAACAATATGATTGACCAACCCTAAGATTGGATTGAACCCATAGGCACGTTGCTATATGGAGTGCCGATTATAATTGACGTGCTAATCTCATATCTATCAGTCAGTGCATATGAACAAAGATGTGAATAATGAAACTCGCATATTTGCTACATTTGGCTCAATTTAACGTTATTCAAATTGTTTTGAAGTAATCTTCATAGGGATATTCTTTGATTTACAATGGAATGAGGTTAGTGCATGATCACACAGGTTTCAACTGCTTTTTTGTACTTTCTTTTCTCGTTAGACCATGAAAACTGAAGAATAAACAAATTCAAGGTGTAGAGTAGGTAATTGTTTcggttttctttgttttgggtTTTCCGCTTGATAGCTTATCGAAAAAAAGCCGAAAAGACATAAGCATAAACAGAGAAAAGAGACCATGGTGGTCATCTTgctcctttttctttccttctttctccaTTACTAAGAAAGAGTCTTAGTATGACGCTAAGATgtaatggaaaaagaaaataaagggaTTTAGCTCCTCTCCAATAgattcttttttcatttttgacaaTGCACATCtaatttatttattaagaagagatataattattttaaatttgattaatcTTAACACTTGTTAATAAATGAAGATACGTGTCATTCATCCAGATGTGTCCtatgaaaaatggagagaaagaaTCCCCTCGAGCCTCGAGGAGCCAAGTTCAAAAATAAAGAAGGAAATAATTCAATGTAATCTGAACATTTGATTGAATATGTAAAATCCACCGACTACAATATTACCTTTGGGAAATAATTTCTTATCTATACTTCACCTTAGCCGTTAATGCAACCCTCCTGGTATATGGCTTCCATGGCACAATATGACAAGAAAAGACACAGTGTGTCGAGGATAAATAGGTAAGTCTCTTGAATATTAATAACTAATGCAAGTCATAAAACATATTAGGAAGGCAAGAAAAGCATATTCAAAGTAGAAGCTGATATGATATCCTACTTGATCACTTAAACAAAAGGCTTAATATCATCTTTGGCTCTGCTTCTTAGCACTCTTGCTTCCAATTCGAAGTAATACATACTAACCTATGCTTTTAATTGAGGTGATTATTTGGTACTTAAATTAAACCTAGAAAGTTCTTAATTCAAAGGACGAACTCCACATTGCATCCCTgaatttgtataattttttcACTTTGCACCATAAACTTTAATTTTGAACACTTTACAAGCTAAATTCTTAATTTTGAACACTTTGCAACCTAAACTCTCAAGTTTATCTTATTTAAATATAGTCAATGACAACTTTACCAAAAATTAATGGCATAGAGGTCCTAACAAATCAATGATAACGTGCTAAAGCCGGTCCAAAGGTTCCAAGGTATCATAACAAAAATAGAACGATACATTATCATTAATTTGCACTATCTTTTATCTTGCTAATTTTGCTAATAACATTAGTAACTAAAACCATATAAATCAATAATGACGGGCAGCTGGTCAAAAAAGTTAGGGATCATAGTTAGAACAAAATGTCACATCGTCATTACATTGTCATAGTTAGGGATAAAGTGTATAATGCAGCAAACAAGAAGAAGACTAGTTTTATGTTTTTAAACTAGCTTTATGGAAAAAGGTCAAGTTCTTGCTAACTGCTCTTCACATGATTTTGAAAGTTTCTTACCATTAATCTTAAAAGGTTTTTAGAGCTTTTCTATTTGACTTTTTCTCTTGTTTGACTTGTCCAAATTACATATGATACATATATTTGTCTGTTTATGTGTAAAGCAGATTACAAATCATTGTCTATTTTAATGCAACTGGATCAAACAAACAAGTTCAATTTTGGAAGGAGAAGGTATGATATGACAAGATACAAGAagacaaataaattttttttatcactttttgaTCCAAGGAAAAGATTATTCAAACCTCATTTCACATTATTTTTTTACTTCTACTTTACCAAATCCAGATACCTGCATTGTCATTTTCACAGGGTGAATGTACAGAGAAGTTATAAATGGGAATTGGAGAATTAATTTATACTCGTTCTTACACACCTGATTTAAACAGAGGCAGATGACTAcgttcgtttttcttttcttatttttgtttttcatgtTTTTGGTTTTTCAATGAATTATCAGCTGTCAACTAGTAAAAACGGAGAACTAAAACCAAAACACTGGCCTGCAACTTTTGTACTTATCTCGTCTTCAGTTTTCATGGGATAAAATAGAAGTACTTTTATACgaggaaaatataaaattacaGTTGAAACCGGTCATGTTCTAGACTGGTTCCATTGTAAATCCAAGATTTTCACAATTACAAGAGAATTTCTTGACAATTCAAATTATGTTATATTTGGCTCATTGAATAAATAAGTGAGTCTTAGCACGTATTAATTATTGAACTCCTTAGTAGGAAATGCTATTGAAACTCCTGAAATGAACTGTTCAAATTATGTACATAACTTATGCTATTACATGTGTACCATTTCACAAGAATAAAGAGAAGGCAACGTTGTAATAATCCAATGGTCAAAGAACTAACTTTACGTTGTTGCTTTTGGTACATTTTCAAAATGGAATTTCATATTCAGTAGTTCGGCCATGCTGATGCTGCATAGATCGAGACAGCACATTTAAAAAGAATGAATTTGACAGTTTAAACGCGATCTGATCTAAATCACAGATATAACACTGTCATGTAATCGCCTTAACAATTGCCAATGCAGCACCAAATTTTTCTCTCATTGTTGCTTTCAATACGTTGTTATAAGtaccacaaaaattttcttggtCTCAAGGTAGAGAGATGGGTAGTAGCTTTTACCACAATATCTGTTCCCTCTTAGTCGTCGTTCTAGCAAGTACTCAGCTTGCTATTGGAGAGCCAACTGATCCAACAGATGGATTTGTTGAACTCCCATTTAATACATCCTTTTATCACATCCAGAAGCCATATGATATCCCTGTAGACCAACGATACAGCTTCATTGATGGAATTCACAAGCTCTGGGTCTACTCCACTGACAAGCCTTTAGCTAAGAATAGTCCTACAAATTCTCGTACAGAAATTATAATCCAAGTAAATCACTATTAATCTCTTTATCTCTTCCAATTCTTTTCCAGTTTTTACACTTCAGTTCCCATACCTTAAGTTACTAGATATAGATCAATTAGCAAAACAATATTAGTAGTGTTAGAGTAACTATTTCATAATTgccctttttttgttttgaattttagCACATTTTTTCATAGCATAGTCTATGGGGTAACAGATGATACTTAGAAACAAGTGTGCCAAGTTTTACAAATACGTATGAAATTAGATCaacaaaatatatatttaaGCACAAATTGAATTGCATGTATGGACGGGAAAAATCCTTTTGCTACATGTGAAATACAGCATGTGACATGTTAATTTTTGTGCTAATTTGCTTCTCAGGGTTATAATTACTCTTCGGGGATTTGGCAATTTGAAGGATATGGATTTGTTCCCAATGGAACTTCTGGTGTTTGCATCATGC
This sequence is a window from Coffea eugenioides isolate CCC68of chromosome 7, Ceug_1.0, whole genome shotgun sequence. Protein-coding genes within it:
- the LOC113776869 gene encoding citrate-binding protein-like, whose protein sequence is MGSSFYHNICSLLVVVLASTQLAIGEPTDPTDGFVELPFNTSFYHIQKPYDIPVDQRYSFIDGIHKLWVYSTDKPLAKNSPTNSRTEIIIQGYNYSSGIWQFEGYGFVPNGTSGVCIMQVFGASPHATTLMLRLFNGTLSYYRAPVLVSNIYDRWFRLNVIHDADASKVTVYIDGVQVIEAPGRGGKYHYFKCGVYSQPDASYYMESRWKGIKILKKM